A part of Desulfobacter sp. genomic DNA contains:
- a CDS encoding iron-containing alcohol dehydrogenase: MMSDIMNVRRFVSPELIFGARARTLAGRYAQQFMASKVLIVTDKGIIDAGWLADVTLSLDQAGIPYHVFSDVSPNPRADEVMAGAEIYTREACDVIISIGGGSPMDCAKGIGMVCSNHMHILEFEGVDKIIVPVPPMIFIPTTAGTSADLSQFCIITNRDERVKIAIVSKAIVPDIALIDPETTTTMDAYLTACTGMDALVHAVEAFVSTGSGPLTDSHALEAIKIVSRDLPALLKEQGNPALRENIMLASMKAGLAFSNASLGAVHAMAHSLGGFLDLPHGECNAMLLDHVINLNYDSAQEKFKAVAQAMGIDTRGTTGRMVKERLVSRIQRLKNEVGITNQLAKRGVKSADTGELARKALKDACMLTNPYKAGRRDIEVVYEDAM, translated from the coding sequence ATCATGTCGGATATCATGAATGTGAGAAGATTCGTTTCGCCTGAATTGATTTTCGGTGCCCGGGCCCGGACCCTCGCCGGAAGGTATGCCCAGCAGTTCATGGCGTCAAAGGTGCTGATTGTTACGGATAAAGGCATCATCGACGCCGGATGGCTGGCGGATGTGACACTGAGCCTGGATCAGGCCGGTATTCCTTATCACGTATTTTCCGATGTCTCCCCCAATCCCCGGGCTGACGAAGTGATGGCGGGGGCTGAGATCTACACCCGGGAGGCCTGCGACGTGATTATTTCCATTGGCGGCGGCAGCCCCATGGACTGTGCAAAGGGCATCGGCATGGTATGCTCGAACCATATGCATATTCTTGAATTCGAAGGCGTGGATAAAATCATCGTCCCCGTACCGCCCATGATATTCATCCCCACAACCGCCGGGACTTCCGCGGACCTTTCCCAATTCTGTATTATTACCAATAGGGATGAACGGGTTAAAATCGCCATCGTCAGCAAGGCCATTGTTCCTGATATCGCCCTGATTGACCCTGAAACCACCACGACCATGGATGCCTACCTTACGGCATGCACCGGCATGGACGCCCTTGTCCATGCCGTTGAGGCCTTCGTATCCACGGGCAGCGGCCCGTTGACGGACAGCCATGCCCTGGAAGCCATAAAAATAGTATCCCGTGATCTGCCCGCCCTGCTAAAGGAACAGGGGAACCCGGCCCTCAGGGAGAACATCATGCTGGCCAGTATGAAGGCGGGCCTTGCATTTTCAAATGCAAGCCTCGGCGCGGTCCATGCCATGGCCCACAGCCTTGGCGGATTTCTTGACCTGCCCCACGGCGAATGCAATGCCATGCTTCTGGACCATGTCATTAATTTGAATTATGATTCGGCACAGGAAAAATTCAAGGCCGTTGCCCAGGCCATGGGTATTGATACCCGGGGCACAACCGGCAGAATGGTCAAGGAGAGGCTGGTCAGCCGTATTCAAAGGCTTAAAAATGAGGTCGGTATTACGAACCAGCTTGCCAAAAGGGGAGTTAAAAGCGCCGATACCGGCGAGCTTGCCCGGAAAGCCCTCAAGGACGCCTGTATGCTGACCAACCCGTACAAAGCCGGCAGGCGTGATATTGAGGTTGTCTATGAAGATGCCATGTAA